The following DNA comes from Marichromatium purpuratum 984.
CCCTCGCAGCCCTGGCGCTGGGCGGCATACCACAACAGCCGCTCGAGCAGTGTGGTGGTGTGACTCACCGAGTGCTCGAAACCCTCGAACACCGCCGGCACACGCTCCAGGTCGACCCCGTCGGCCACCTCCTCGGCGGCCAGCCGGGCGTTGCCGATGATCGCGGCGAACAGTTCACGATAACGCTCGCCGTCACCGCCGCACAGTGGCGTGCTGACATGGTATTGGTGCGCGGCGATCCCGGCATGGAGACGCTGACGGGCATCCTCGGCGGCCTTGATGTCGGTGAGGTCGGTGAACAGGAACATGAAGCCGAGCACCCGGCCCGGCGCCGAAAACACCGGATCAGCGCGCAGCAACACCGGGGTCTCGCGCCCATCGGCGCCACACACCTCGAACTCGGCCTGCCAGGGCCGGTAGTCGTCGCGCAGCGCGGCCAAGGCGGCACGTACCGTTGCGGGATCGCTCACCAATCCGGGCAGCGCATCAAGGGACTCCAGGCGCCCGGCCCCGAACAGCTGCTCGAGCGAACGCGTGGCCAGCACCAGCCGCCCCTCGGGATCGGTGATCAGCATCGGCTGATCGGAGATCCGTACCCGCGCCTGGGCCTCGGCGAGCTGCGCCTGGGCGATCAACAGTCGGACCGAGCGGAACTGCTGGAGCACATCGGTCACCGATTCACCGAGCAGTCGAGCGATGGCCGTCTGCCCCGAGTTCCAGGGTACCGCCCGACCACGTACCTCGCGCTGCTCACCGGCGAGCGCCGGGGCGCGGTTGAGTTCGGCGCCGTCGGCACAGAGCAGCGGGCTGGCGCCGAGGATCAGGGTCCGTACCCGCTCGGGACGAAACCACACCAGATACTCGCCGCAGCCACTCGACAGCGGCACCGCCAGCACTCCGCTGGCGGTCTCCCTGAGCGCGGCGAAGCGCGGGTCCTCGCGCATCAGCGATGAGGTGGCGATCACCGCCGCGCGCGGCTGGCGGTCGAGCCAGGCACGGACACGCAACAACCCTCTCTGCTCCGGGACCCGGCCAAGGGTCTGCAGCTCACCGTCACAGAACAGCGCCGCCCCGCTCGCCTCGAGGCTCGCGAGCAGGGCATCGGCGTCGCTGACCAGCGCCGAGCGCCAGTCGCCGCTACGCGAGATCGCCTCGATCATCCCCTGCTCGAGCCGTCGCACCGCCAGCTCGGCCTGCTCCTGGATGAAACTCTCCAGCGCCGCAATACGCGTGGCCACGGTCTCGGCGAGCAGCTCGCAGAGGGCGCGGATCTCGTAGTGGACGAAGCGGGGCGTGCGATGATGACAGGCGATCAGCCCCCACAGCCGTCCGCCCACGATCAGGGAGACGACCAGGGTGGCGCGCACGTCCATCATCTTGAGGATCTGGATGTGCAACGGCGAGACACTGCGCAGGGTGCACAACGACATATCGAGCGGCTCGCCGAGAGGATGCATCGGCTGCAACGGCACCGGCACGCTGTCGACATCGACCAGCAGCCGCACCCGTGGGCGACGCCCCGGCTGGCGCGCCATCCGCGGCACGCAGGCCTCGGGATAACACTGGCCGAGATAGGCCGGCAGCGCCGGTTCGCGCGCCTCGGCGAAGACCTCGCCGTGACCGGCCTCGTCGAGGCGGTAGAGCATCACCCGGTCGTAGCCGGT
Coding sequences within:
- a CDS encoding GAF domain-containing protein, giving the protein MTRFTIAGSEGRDPESLHSIQTIQPHGALISVRERDLEILQASTNARRMLGLDDALPGHRLDWLGEDLVQRLRPHLDAPLNPVALALRCRLGVGATEFDVLVHRSGSGLLVLELEPAGPSLELSGRVEEALQRIIAAPSVRALGEEVVATLKQLTGYDRVMLYRLDEAGHGEVFAEAREPALPAYLGQCYPEACVPRMARQPGRRPRVRLLVDVDSVPVPLQPMHPLGEPLDMSLCTLRSVSPLHIQILKMMDVRATLVVSLIVGGRLWGLIACHHRTPRFVHYEIRALCELLAETVATRIAALESFIQEQAELAVRRLEQGMIEAISRSGDWRSALVSDADALLASLEASGAALFCDGELQTLGRVPEQRGLLRVRAWLDRQPRAAVIATSSLMREDPRFAALRETASGVLAVPLSSGCGEYLVWFRPERVRTLILGASPLLCADGAELNRAPALAGEQREVRGRAVPWNSGQTAIARLLGESVTDVLQQFRSVRLLIAQAQLAEAQARVRISDQPMLITDPEGRLVLATRSLEQLFGAGRLESLDALPGLVSDPATVRAALAALRDDYRPWQAEFEVCGADGRETPVLLRADPVFSAPGRVLGFMFLFTDLTDIKAAEDARQRLHAGIAAHQYHVSTPLCGGDGERYRELFAAIIGNARLAAEEVADGVDLERVPAVFEGFEHSVSHTTTLLERLLWYAAQRQGCEGGDEANGAPRH